The Chryseobacterium sp. IHB B 17019 genome includes a window with the following:
- a CDS encoding asparaginase → MKRKVLLIYTGGTIGMEKDYETGSLRAFDFGNIFEKMPEMKLMECEVFVHPFAKPLDSSDMGPEEWKIIAHYIRKNYEKYDGFLILHGTDTMSYTASALSFMLKGLKKPVILTGSQLPIGDLRTDAKENLLTSLYYASLYENDKAVIQEVAIYFEYKLLRGNRTLKYSAEYFDAYASPNYPILGQSGVHLNVIKENLHRSNSDIEFHVDDHISEDVLFWRIFPGMKLDHFKEIPKMKVLILQVFGSGTIFSTEKTQKTLQEIRNNGTEIVVVSQCISGGISFGKYENSNIFSRIGAISGKDMTAESAITKAMHLIDNPSYKGSFAEHFAKSLCGEISE, encoded by the coding sequence ATGAAACGAAAAGTCCTGTTGATATATACCGGTGGAACCATTGGTATGGAAAAAGATTACGAAACCGGAAGCCTTCGTGCCTTTGATTTTGGAAATATTTTTGAAAAAATGCCCGAAATGAAGCTAATGGAATGTGAGGTTTTCGTACACCCTTTCGCCAAACCGCTTGACTCCTCGGATATGGGACCGGAAGAATGGAAGATTATAGCTCATTATATCCGCAAAAATTATGAAAAATATGACGGATTTTTAATTCTTCACGGAACAGATACGATGTCTTATACCGCTTCTGCTTTAAGTTTTATGTTAAAAGGATTAAAAAAACCGGTAATTTTAACAGGCTCACAGCTACCTATCGGGGATCTGAGAACGGATGCAAAGGAAAATCTTCTAACGAGCTTGTACTACGCAAGCTTATATGAAAATGATAAAGCTGTGATTCAGGAAGTTGCAATTTATTTTGAATATAAATTATTGAGAGGAAATCGCACTTTGAAATATTCGGCTGAATATTTTGACGCCTATGCAAGCCCTAACTACCCTATTCTTGGGCAATCCGGAGTTCATTTAAATGTAATTAAGGAGAATCTTCACCGCAGTAATTCTGATATTGAATTTCATGTTGACGATCATATTTCGGAGGATGTTTTGTTCTGGAGGATTTTTCCGGGAATGAAGCTGGATCATTTTAAAGAAATCCCAAAAATGAAGGTTTTGATCCTTCAGGTTTTTGGTTCGGGAACGATTTTCAGCACTGAAAAAACCCAGAAAACGCTGCAGGAAATCCGAAATAACGGGACTGAAATTGTGGTGGTAAGTCAGTGTATTTCAGGCGGAATCTCATTTGGAAAATATGAAAACAGCAATATTTTTTCAAGAATTGGAGCAATCAGCGGGAAAGATATGACTGCGGAAAGTGCGATCACTAAAGCGATGCACCTGATTGACAATCCAAGCTATAAAGGAAGTTTTGCAGAACATTTCGCAAAAAGTCTTTGTGGAGAAATTTCCGAGTAA
- a CDS encoding TrmH family RNA methyltransferase encodes MNDLAQTFEYLKQFLTEERLAKIDHFSQESSDFVLPVMDDVYQFRNAAAIIRSVEACAFHKVIAMEEENVFNPNLTVTKGAETWVEVEKMPKNLDSLKNIKERGYKILAVSLEKNAVMLPDYQVTEPIALVFGTELEGVSKEVIDFADETLAIPMYGFTKSYNVSVAAGICMYELKQKLLRSDINYKLSEEKLLKMKIRWAVNSMRSGQQIFEKYLKDHNIDFN; translated from the coding sequence ATGAACGATTTAGCACAAACTTTTGAATATTTAAAACAGTTTTTAACGGAGGAAAGACTGGCGAAAATTGATCATTTTTCTCAGGAAAGTTCTGATTTCGTGCTTCCTGTGATGGATGACGTGTATCAGTTCAGGAATGCAGCGGCGATCATACGGTCGGTCGAAGCCTGTGCTTTTCACAAAGTAATTGCGATGGAAGAAGAAAATGTTTTTAATCCGAATCTTACCGTTACAAAAGGCGCTGAAACATGGGTTGAGGTTGAAAAAATGCCGAAAAATTTGGATTCTTTAAAAAATATTAAAGAAAGAGGTTATAAAATTCTGGCAGTTTCATTGGAGAAAAATGCTGTTATGTTACCGGATTATCAAGTGACGGAGCCGATTGCACTGGTTTTCGGGACTGAGCTTGAAGGAGTTTCAAAAGAAGTAATTGATTTTGCGGATGAAACATTAGCGATTCCGATGTATGGCTTTACGAAAAGTTATAATGTTTCTGTGGCAGCGGGAATTTGTATGTATGAATTGAAACAGAAGTTGTTACGTTCAGATATTAATTATAAATTAAGTGAAGAAAAGCTATTGAAAATGAAAATCCGATGGGCTGTAAATTCTATGAGAAGCGGGCAGCAGATTTTTGAGAAATATTTAAAGGATCACAATATTGATTTTAATTAA